DNA sequence from the Nitrospirota bacterium genome:
ACCACTTTTAAAGGTGTTTCAACAACGGTTACTGTATCACCGACCCGGAGTCCAGACGCCTGTGCAAAAAGATTACCAAGGACTGCTTCAGGCACATCACCCTTAAATTTAGGTTGCAGGGTTAGGGTATAAATATCCGCAACATCCCCTCCGAGAAATTTACCCTTCTCAACATCCCACCAGAATCTTGCGACTAATTCTTTATCTATCTCCACACCTCCCACAATTACATTAATCCCATTGACCGTTGTTTCTTCATAAAGTCTCGGTGCAAAGGTAGGCTTCTGAAACTCATCTACACCTCCGATGGTTCCAGCACCTAAGACCAGCCCTCCAATTTTCTCCCAGCCTGATCTTATGGCCTGGTCATAGACCTTCTCGATCTCCGGTATAGCCTCCTCGGGTATATATTGCCCGGTCGCTATACCAAACATCCTTAAACTGGTTTCCTTCTCAATCGCAGGGAGGATGGTCAAGCTATGTCCATACTTTGCGATGGTATTGAGAACCTCTTTATTGGCTGAATTAGCAGTAATGATCACTCCTATCAGCATAGACATCGAAATAGCTATCCCGAGGGCTGTATAGATTGTTCGAATCTTCCTGTGTTTTATCTCCTTTAATGCTACTTGATAGAGTCTCACTTTCTCCCCCCTTATAATTTAGCCTGAAATTATTCCCTCCTTCATATGGAGTATCCTCTTAGTTTCTTTAGCAAGGCTCAGATTATGGGTAACCATAATGAAAGTTATCCGTTCTTTTTCGTTGGTTTCTAAGAAGAAATCTATAACCTCCTTTTCTGCATGTTCATCTAAATCACCTGTCGGTTCATCTGCCAGAATGATTTCTGGTTTATTTATAAATGCCCTTGCAACAGCTACTCTTCTGTGCTGACCTCCTGAAAGCTCTGATGGATAGGCATTTATCTTGTCAGATAATCCAAACCTGTACAAAAGTTCTTT
Encoded proteins:
- a CDS encoding FtsX-like permease family protein, with product MRLYQVALKEIKHRKIRTIYTALGIAISMSMLIGVIITANSANKEVLNTIAKYGHSLTILPAIEKETSLRMFGIATGQYIPEEAIPEIEKVYDQAIRSGWEKIGGLVLGAGTIGGVDEFQKPTFAPRLYEETTVNGINVIVGGVEIDKELVARFWWDVEKGKFLGGDVADIYTLTLQPKFKGDVPEAVLGNLFAQASGLRVGDTVTVVETPLKVVGILNETDSPDDYMIFTHLKTAQKIFGKQGLISMINVRAMCPKCPVGDAVIAISQKVVGVRATAQKEIATAQSKIFRNTANVIMGFLIISLILSCIGVFNMMMNSIYSRIREIGLLKAFGISKQQLIMLFLYESIVIGIIGGVVGFGVGTGLAYLIGPLLFEDILIKIPLRYLLVSIMLSTLSSILASIYPAFYAAKIRVVEAFRAL